One Lemur catta isolate mLemCat1 chromosome 26, mLemCat1.pri, whole genome shotgun sequence DNA window includes the following coding sequences:
- the QRFPR gene encoding LOW QUALITY PROTEIN: pyroglutamylated RF-amide peptide receptor (The sequence of the model RefSeq protein was modified relative to this genomic sequence to represent the inferred CDS: deleted 1 base in 1 codon; substituted 2 bases at 2 genomic stop codons): protein MTPQPQVKHDLLYEKEHSCCLEERTSPAHQQIYSTFILVILFLPPLMLTLVLYSKIGYELWIKRRVGEGSMLXTIHGTEMSKIVREKKRAVMMMVKVVALLGVCWAPFHVVHMMTEYSNFEKKYDDVIIKMIFATVQIIGFSNSMCNPIVYAFMNKNFKKNVLSAVCYCRVKKNFSPAGRHGNSGITMMQKKADFAGRENPVEETKGEAFSDGNIEAKLCEQPEEKKCXKDIFSAELSENSASGSGH from the exons ATGACACCCCAGCCTCAG GTCAAGCATGATCTCCTGTATGAGAAAGAGCACAGCTGCTGCTTGGAAGAGCGGACCAGCCCCGCGCACCAGCAGATCTACAGCACCTTCATCCTGGTCATCCTCTTCCTCCCGCCTCTGATGCTGACGCTTGTCCTGTACAGCAAAATCGGCTACGAACTTTGGATAAAGAGAAGAGTGGGGGAGGGTTCCATGCTTTGAACTATTCATGGGacagaaatgtccaaaatagtcAG GGAGAAGAAGCGAGCTGTCATGATGATGGTGAAGGTGGTGGCTCTCCTTGGTGTGTGCTGGGCACCTTTCCACGTCGTTCACATGATGACCGAGTACA gtaattttgaaaagaaatatgatgATGTCATAATCAAGATGATTTTTGCTACAGTGCAAATCATTGGATTTTCCAACTCTATGTGTAATCCCATTGTCTATGCATTTAtgaacaaaaacttc aaaaaaaatgttttgtctgCAGTTTGCTATTGCAGagtaaaaaaaaacttctctccAGCCGGAAGGCATGGAAATTCAGGAATTACAATGATGCAGAAGAAGGCAGACTTTGCCGGGAGAGAGAACCCAGTAGAGGAGACCAAAGGAGAAGCATTCAGTGATGGCAACATTGAAGCCAAATTGTGTGAACAGCCAGAGGagaaaaaatgctgaaaggaCATCTTTAGTGCTGAACTCTCTGAGAATTCTGCTTCAGGCAGTGGGCATTAA